One genomic window of Streptomyces sp. NBC_01498 includes the following:
- a CDS encoding extracellular solute-binding protein: protein MMPSRARRPVRFRAAAFVAALALSVTTACVGGGADGGQESVGGGAGTTAQDSGGGHIWVASGRDVTGKGGIRQQLVDDWNTARKKKEKAGGPVFRAHLVELPGSADQQRSQLLGALQSGSATYDVINLDVTWVPEFAAAGLISPLDDNLLDSDVIDSVARTGRWNGKVYAAPFNSDVGLLFYRRDYLKQVGLNSVELDGKVKTWSDLQAVMNDINEAEKPPPLYEKGWTTQLGRYEGRTVNAIEAFASVDGAPALTDGEGRYTGSTDSLVGGVGELLDRTTQPLILDRAEESDETESLSDFTAGRTAFLRHWPTAYATLHQTFEAEQLGVIPLPGKAVLGGQNLAVSSNSEHAAAARDLVTFLTAAKSQCRLLRAGFAATRKSAYAANPADCRDGTGGDASASPPSASPSGSGESADPMPRDAFGRPEYATGTLLTALRNAAQRPRTPYYGAFTQAFTSALDPLFLDSRPKDKVLAKALDKALREAMPTAD from the coding sequence ATGATGCCGTCCCGCGCCCGGCGCCCCGTACGATTCCGCGCGGCGGCGTTCGTCGCCGCACTCGCGCTCTCGGTCACCACCGCCTGTGTCGGCGGCGGCGCGGACGGCGGGCAGGAGAGCGTCGGCGGTGGTGCGGGCACGACCGCCCAGGACTCCGGCGGCGGCCACATCTGGGTGGCCAGCGGACGTGATGTCACCGGCAAGGGCGGTATCCGCCAGCAGCTCGTGGACGACTGGAACACCGCGCGGAAGAAGAAGGAGAAGGCGGGCGGGCCCGTCTTCCGCGCCCACCTGGTGGAACTGCCGGGCTCGGCCGACCAGCAGCGCAGTCAGCTGCTGGGCGCGCTCCAGTCGGGCAGTGCGACGTACGACGTGATCAATCTCGATGTGACGTGGGTACCGGAGTTCGCCGCGGCGGGCCTCATCAGCCCCCTGGACGACAATCTGCTCGACAGCGACGTGATCGATTCCGTGGCCCGTACGGGGCGCTGGAACGGCAAGGTCTACGCGGCGCCGTTCAACAGCGACGTCGGGCTCCTGTTCTACCGGCGTGACTACCTGAAGCAGGTGGGTCTGAACAGCGTGGAGCTGGACGGGAAGGTGAAGACCTGGAGTGACCTCCAGGCGGTGATGAACGACATCAACGAGGCGGAGAAGCCCCCGCCGTTGTACGAGAAGGGGTGGACGACGCAGCTCGGCCGTTACGAGGGGCGAACGGTCAACGCGATCGAGGCGTTCGCGTCCGTGGACGGCGCTCCGGCTCTCACCGACGGCGAGGGTCGCTACACGGGGAGCACGGACAGCCTGGTCGGCGGTGTGGGCGAACTGCTCGACCGTACAACCCAGCCGCTCATTCTCGACCGTGCCGAGGAGTCGGACGAGACGGAGTCGCTGTCGGACTTCACGGCGGGCAGGACCGCTTTCCTGCGTCACTGGCCGACCGCCTACGCCACCCTGCACCAGACCTTCGAGGCCGAGCAGCTCGGGGTGATACCCCTGCCCGGCAAGGCCGTCCTGGGCGGCCAGAATCTCGCCGTGAGCAGCAATTCCGAGCACGCGGCGGCGGCCCGGGATCTCGTCACCTTCCTCACCGCCGCGAAGAGCCAATGCCGCCTGCTGCGGGCGGGGTTCGCGGCGACCAGGAAGTCCGCCTACGCCGCGAACCCGGCCGACTGCCGGGACGGGACCGGGGGCGACGCCTCCGCCTCGCCCCCTTCCGCGTCGCCCTCCGGCTCGGGTGAGAGCGCCGACCCCATGCCGCGCGACGCGTTCGGCCGCCCGGAGTACGCGACCGGGACGCTGCTGACCGCCCTGCGGAACGCGGCGCAGCGCCCCCGTACTCCGTACTACGGCGCGTTCACCCAGGCGTTCACCAGCGCGCTCGACCCGCTCTTCCTCGACAGTCGTCCGAAGGACAAGGTGCTCGCGAAGGCGCTGGACAAGGCGTTGCGCGAGGCGATGCCCACCGCCGACTGA
- a CDS encoding aldo/keto reductase → MKTRRIGDAEVGAIGLGGMPMSIEGRPDEARSLATVHAALDAGVTLIDTADAYHVHADEVGHNESLIAKALASHSRGSEVLVATKGGHLRPGDGSWTLDGSPEHLRRACEASLGRLGVEAIGLYQFHRPDPGVPYEESVGALRDLLDEGKIQQAGISNANPEQIRLAYDILGGRLAAVQNQFSPAFRSSEPELELCAELGVAFLPWSPFGGIRNAGGLGSSHSPFQSVADAHGVSPQRVCLAWLLAKSPAVVPIPGSSRPETVADSTAAADLELTAAEVAQLDAV, encoded by the coding sequence ATGAAGACCCGCCGTATAGGTGACGCCGAGGTCGGCGCGATCGGACTGGGCGGTATGCCGATGTCGATCGAGGGGCGGCCCGACGAGGCCCGGTCCCTGGCCACCGTCCACGCGGCGCTGGACGCCGGAGTGACGCTGATCGACACGGCGGACGCCTACCACGTGCACGCCGACGAGGTGGGCCACAACGAGTCCCTGATCGCGAAGGCGCTGGCGTCGCACAGCCGGGGCTCCGAGGTCCTGGTCGCCACCAAGGGCGGTCATCTGCGGCCGGGCGACGGCTCCTGGACGCTGGACGGCTCGCCCGAGCACCTCCGGCGCGCCTGCGAGGCGTCGCTCGGCCGGCTCGGGGTGGAGGCGATCGGGCTGTACCAGTTCCACCGCCCCGACCCGGGGGTGCCGTACGAGGAGTCCGTCGGCGCCCTGCGGGACCTGCTCGACGAGGGCAAGATCCAGCAGGCCGGCATCTCCAACGCGAATCCGGAGCAGATCCGACTGGCCTACGACATCCTCGGCGGCCGGCTCGCCGCCGTACAGAATCAGTTCTCACCGGCGTTCCGTTCCAGCGAACCGGAGTTGGAGCTGTGCGCGGAGCTGGGGGTCGCGTTTCTGCCGTGGAGTCCGTTCGGCGGCATCAGGAACGCCGGTGGACTCGGCTCCTCGCACTCCCCGTTCCAGAGCGTCGCCGACGCGCACGGAGTGAGCCCGCAGCGTGTCTGTCTGGCCTGGCTGCTGGCCAAGTCGCCCGCGGTGGTGCCGATTCCGGGCTCCAGCCGCCCGGAGACGGTGGCCGACTCGACCGCCGCCGCCGACCTCGAACTCACCGCCGCCGAGGTGGCACAACTGGACGCTGTCTGA
- a CDS encoding ArsR/SmtB family transcription factor yields MLRVHFSPDDLARVRIAAHPDPLAETILSLPALQSAGGHGVALSGWRERTRAGWVPALRPLLELAPAGPGEYVPEVFAHATGVTLADGIDHTWSLPRRQWAADLRATDQLRPRAPRWIHALHHGDREWGGLVRGALSRYHAMAITPYWAQLTAAARSDRAGRAAALADSGVDGLLSGLHPDIRWASPVLHVPCESDGDLRLAGSGVLLVPTFFWPKPLALVDNADPGRPLVLRYPVVHELADHRAVWAPSALPGPDGGLAALLGTTRARVLRAVETAASTSELARRTGISDATASHHTGVLRAAGLVTTRRDGNRVRHALTPLGRALLGAGPP; encoded by the coding sequence GTGCTGCGCGTCCACTTCTCCCCCGACGACCTCGCACGCGTGCGCATCGCGGCGCACCCGGATCCGCTCGCCGAGACGATCCTGAGCCTGCCCGCTCTCCAGTCGGCGGGCGGGCACGGTGTCGCGCTGTCGGGGTGGCGCGAGCGGACCCGTGCGGGGTGGGTGCCCGCGCTGCGGCCGTTGCTGGAGCTGGCACCGGCCGGGCCCGGGGAGTACGTGCCCGAGGTGTTCGCCCACGCCACCGGCGTCACCCTCGCGGACGGCATCGACCACACCTGGTCGCTGCCGCGCCGCCAGTGGGCGGCCGACCTCCGTGCCACGGATCAGCTGCGTCCGCGCGCACCCCGGTGGATCCACGCCCTGCACCACGGCGACCGGGAGTGGGGCGGGCTCGTACGCGGGGCCCTGTCGCGTTACCACGCCATGGCCATCACCCCCTACTGGGCGCAGCTGACGGCCGCCGCGCGCAGCGACCGCGCCGGCCGCGCGGCGGCCCTGGCCGACTCCGGGGTCGACGGGCTCCTCTCGGGGCTCCACCCGGACATCCGGTGGGCCTCACCCGTCCTGCACGTTCCCTGCGAGTCGGACGGCGATCTGCGGCTGGCGGGCAGCGGCGTCCTGCTGGTGCCGACCTTCTTCTGGCCGAAGCCGCTGGCCCTGGTCGACAACGCCGACCCCGGACGTCCCCTGGTGCTGCGCTACCCCGTCGTACACGAACTCGCCGATCACCGCGCGGTGTGGGCGCCTTCGGCCCTCCCGGGCCCCGACGGCGGGCTCGCCGCGCTGCTGGGCACCACACGCGCACGCGTGCTGCGGGCGGTGGAGACCGCCGCGAGCACGTCCGAGCTGGCCCGCCGCACCGGCATCTCCGACGCGACGGCGAGCCACCACACGGGTGTGCTGCGCGCGGCGGGCCTGGTGACCACGCGACGGGACGGCAACCGTGTCCGCCACGCGCTCACCCCCCTCGGGCGCGCCCTGCTGGGTGCCGGGCCGCCCTGA
- a CDS encoding GNAT family N-acetyltransferase — MNPVIDVLTSSEVDRLERLWGQLLAHHSREAAHLAALGPVRPPEDSWLLRRAQYLAWLREPLAAVLVARDGDQLLGYAVVRVLDSPGSWQWGDRVGVLETLVVDDEARGSGVGQALIGAVRARLAESGVQVMKISVVAGNEGALRFYRREGAVDFMTTLVMPVPE, encoded by the coding sequence ATGAATCCTGTGATCGACGTCCTGACGTCTTCCGAGGTGGACCGCCTGGAGCGGCTGTGGGGGCAACTCCTGGCCCATCACAGCCGGGAGGCGGCACACCTGGCGGCTCTCGGCCCCGTTCGTCCCCCCGAGGACTCGTGGCTTCTGCGGCGGGCACAGTACCTCGCGTGGCTGCGGGAGCCGCTCGCCGCGGTACTCGTCGCCCGGGACGGAGACCAGCTGCTCGGCTACGCGGTCGTACGCGTCCTGGACTCCCCGGGGTCGTGGCAGTGGGGGGACCGGGTCGGCGTACTGGAAACCCTCGTCGTCGACGACGAGGCGCGCGGCAGCGGGGTCGGACAGGCCCTGATCGGGGCCGTGCGCGCACGTCTCGCCGAGTCCGGTGTCCAGGTCATGAAGATCTCCGTCGTCGCGGGCAACGAGGGCGCCCTGCGCTTCTACCGGCGGGAAGGGGCCGTCGACTTCATGACCACGCTCGTCATGCCCGTCCCGGAATGA
- a CDS encoding beta family protein, which translates to MEAVLDDRPDAGKEALRALDALIPLTVWRSAVLLGGGVPRATADMLEDSPWEGPRAEWRMWHEVRAMGRAYASMLRYGDYGVQHPSALAQALGVTRKGGPPWGVLRYTTESSYLLFKVLTRGDDRIAVNRGMARQIIELPEFRGTGTGEGERWLSDCAHGPLSTGKDTGGPAEWLWAGNVQHMTYVVRSLSGG; encoded by the coding sequence ATGGAAGCCGTGCTCGATGACCGGCCCGACGCCGGGAAGGAGGCGCTGCGGGCCCTCGACGCACTCATACCCCTGACGGTCTGGCGGAGCGCCGTTCTCCTGGGAGGGGGTGTTCCCCGGGCCACCGCCGACATGCTGGAGGACAGTCCGTGGGAGGGGCCCCGGGCGGAGTGGCGTATGTGGCACGAGGTGCGTGCCATGGGCAGGGCCTATGCCTCGATGCTCCGTTACGGCGACTACGGCGTGCAGCATCCCAGTGCCCTGGCACAGGCTCTGGGAGTGACGAGGAAGGGCGGACCGCCCTGGGGTGTGCTGCGCTACACGACCGAGAGTTCATACCTTCTGTTCAAGGTGCTGACTCGCGGGGACGACCGGATCGCCGTCAATCGGGGCATGGCCCGGCAGATCATCGAACTGCCCGAGTTCCGGGGAACGGGTACGGGAGAGGGCGAGAGATGGCTGAGCGACTGCGCGCACGGGCCACTCTCGACCGGCAAGGACACGGGCGGGCCGGCCGAGTGGCTGTGGGCGGGAAACGTTCAGCACATGACGTATGTCGTGCGCAGTCTGTCCGGAGGCTGA